One Acetobacter ghanensis DNA window includes the following coding sequences:
- a CDS encoding LPS-assembly protein LptD encodes MALRPFCSALLRRRSALSAATALGSVAACLVVSHPKTAFAQFRPQPMHLNTGRPTSSNDPATFQADKVDYNDVEHTVTWTGNVQVWQGDRVLRADKIVYDKDTGVMAARGHVATIQSDGSVMYAHYAELTGGMKDGIMLHVNANMPDNAKMAANGVRRTGGKINDLSRVVYTACEICEKDKTRPPFWQFRAFNGTQDLEHQKIDFRDAYLDIMGVPVVYLPYFSMTDPSAKRRSGFLMPGITPHDRYLGTYFTIPYYWVINNQSDMTVQGLFATKTGPQLSALYRNRLNFGQLNIRGGIAYDTHRAQTYTNSFGVEERSGGNHGVQGHVFASGNFSIDRYWRGGANINLASSANYMRDYRVQGYGADTLNSNAYLEGFGTGSYTRLDGQYYQGLNQGVIHNADLPLVLPRFTYNFTGQPDILGGRLSVNTTDFNVKRDNGVSDQRGELQLNWNRPFHTKMGQQFLLTLRLDSMVYRARKLYQQPTYYNTARTSVSGQVLPTIALKTNWPFVRTFEHGRGTQLIEPIVQGIYAPNTGGGLNDLIPNEDSMSYEFTDSTLFSLNRYQGTDRLDGGLRGNVGIHANWTWDGHIVDLLAGESFQEHITRDMLPYSGLNHHASDVVARARVIPNQYFDFTARMRLDPHTTKINFGDALFSAGIPHFRLRGGYVYEPVTPYYYFATNYRAYSPNQLYTTKTSELSGGVSVDWDNWHASGFARRSLSRKDFVSLGGDFGYVNDCFGIDFLYMKQYTTIGGEQRNSTYLVTVSLKTLGAFGLK; translated from the coding sequence GTGGCGCTCCGGCCTTTTTGCAGCGCCCTGCTGCGCCGCCGCTCTGCCCTTAGTGCTGCAACCGCACTGGGGAGTGTTGCGGCATGTCTGGTGGTCAGCCACCCCAAAACGGCCTTCGCCCAGTTCAGACCACAGCCCATGCACCTCAATACCGGGCGGCCGACCTCCTCCAACGACCCGGCCACCTTTCAGGCCGACAAGGTTGATTATAACGACGTAGAACACACCGTTACGTGGACCGGGAACGTGCAGGTCTGGCAGGGTGACCGTGTTCTGCGGGCCGACAAGATTGTGTATGATAAAGATACGGGTGTCATGGCGGCCCGTGGACATGTGGCGACCATTCAGTCCGATGGTTCAGTCATGTACGCCCATTATGCGGAACTGACGGGCGGCATGAAGGATGGCATCATGCTGCACGTCAACGCCAACATGCCGGACAATGCCAAAATGGCGGCCAACGGCGTGCGGCGTACAGGCGGCAAGATTAACGACCTGAGCCGCGTTGTGTACACGGCCTGCGAAATCTGCGAAAAAGACAAAACCCGTCCGCCCTTCTGGCAGTTCCGCGCCTTTAATGGCACGCAGGACCTCGAACACCAGAAAATAGACTTCCGCGATGCCTATCTGGACATCATGGGTGTGCCGGTCGTCTATCTTCCCTATTTTTCTATGACCGACCCTTCCGCCAAGCGGCGTAGCGGTTTTCTCATGCCCGGCATCACCCCGCATGACCGCTACTTGGGGACGTATTTCACCATTCCCTATTACTGGGTCATCAACAACCAGTCTGACATGACTGTTCAGGGCCTGTTCGCCACCAAAACGGGGCCTCAGCTCAGTGCGCTGTATCGCAACCGCCTCAATTTTGGCCAGTTGAACATCCGTGGGGGCATTGCGTATGACACCCACAGAGCACAGACCTACACCAACAGCTTTGGCGTAGAAGAACGCAGTGGGGGCAACCACGGTGTACAGGGCCATGTGTTTGCCAGCGGCAACTTCTCCATAGACCGCTACTGGCGGGGTGGGGCCAACATCAACCTCGCCAGTTCGGCCAACTATATGCGTGACTACCGCGTGCAGGGATATGGGGCGGATACCCTCAATTCCAACGCTTATCTGGAAGGTTTTGGCACCGGCTCCTACACCCGTCTGGATGGACAGTACTATCAAGGGCTGAACCAGGGTGTCATTCACAACGCGGACCTGCCGCTTGTTCTGCCGCGTTTTACGTACAACTTTACAGGGCAGCCGGATATTCTGGGTGGGCGTCTGAGCGTCAACACAACAGACTTCAACGTCAAGCGTGATAACGGGGTGTCCGACCAGCGCGGGGAACTCCAGCTAAACTGGAACCGCCCATTCCACACCAAAATGGGCCAGCAGTTCCTGCTGACCTTGCGGTTGGATTCAATGGTGTATCGCGCGCGCAAGCTGTACCAGCAGCCAACATATTACAACACAGCCCGCACCTCCGTGAGCGGGCAGGTTCTGCCAACCATTGCGCTTAAAACCAACTGGCCTTTTGTGCGCACCTTCGAACATGGCCGTGGCACACAGCTTATCGAACCGATCGTGCAGGGAATCTATGCGCCCAACACGGGCGGCGGGCTAAACGATCTGATCCCCAACGAAGACAGCATGAGCTACGAATTTACCGACAGCACGCTGTTCTCCCTCAACCGCTACCAAGGCACGGACAGGCTGGATGGCGGGTTACGCGGCAACGTGGGTATTCATGCCAACTGGACATGGGACGGGCATATTGTAGACCTGCTGGCCGGGGAAAGTTTTCAGGAACACATAACGCGTGACATGCTCCCCTATTCCGGCCTGAACCACCATGCGTCGGATGTAGTGGCCCGCGCGCGCGTCATTCCTAACCAGTATTTTGACTTTACGGCCCGTATGCGGCTGGACCCGCATACAACCAAAATCAACTTTGGCGATGCGCTCTTCAGCGCCGGTATTCCGCACTTCCGCCTACGCGGCGGTTATGTGTACGAACCCGTGACCCCCTACTATTATTTTGCAACCAATTACCGGGCCTATTCCCCCAACCAGCTTTACACGACCAAAACCAGCGAACTGAGTGGTGGTGTCTCCGTGGACTGGGACAACTGGCACGCTTCCGGCTTTGCCCGGCGCAGCCTGTCCCGCAAGGATTTCGTCTCGTTGGGTGGGGACTTCGGATATGTGAACGACTGTTTCGGTATCGACTTCCTATACATGAAGCAATACACCACCATTGGTGGGGAGCAGCGTAACTCGACCTATCTGGTCACCGTCAGCCTCAAAACACTCGGGGCTTTTGGGCTTAAGTAA
- the lptG gene encoding LPS export ABC transporter permease LptG — protein sequence MIVAVTLSRYIARQFMLSIMATIASLTGIVCLFDFIDLLRRVATRPDVSTNIVTEIAGLHIPYFMIEILPFGILLGGIICFWRLTRSSELIVARASGISAWQFLAAPLACAILIGTVATSMVSPLSSAMYRRAEELDQQYLRSGGGPLSLSSGSLWLRQADTQYDPHGEAILHAGGVQVKEGELHIRNVSIFRLDHDDKLMMRIEAPDGYLKNAGWELRYASEVRPNSVLHPVGTVTLPTTLTLERVQESFASPDALSVWTLPGFITQLEHSGFSSIRHRIHFQSLLALPMLAGTMALVSAGFSMRPSRRGGVAKMVGSGVLAGFLLFTISKVAEQLGKSGALPPVLAAWAPTLAGLCLAIALLLHLEDG from the coding sequence ATGATCGTTGCCGTGACCCTCTCGCGCTATATTGCGCGGCAATTCATGCTGTCCATAATGGCCACAATCGCCTCCCTCACCGGCATTGTGTGCCTGTTCGACTTTATTGACCTGCTCCGCCGGGTTGCGACCCGCCCTGATGTGTCCACCAACATCGTGACGGAAATTGCAGGGCTCCATATTCCCTACTTCATGATCGAAATCCTGCCATTCGGCATTCTGCTGGGGGGCATTATCTGCTTCTGGCGGCTAACCCGTTCGTCCGAACTGATTGTAGCGCGGGCGTCTGGTATTTCGGCATGGCAGTTTCTTGCCGCTCCACTGGCGTGCGCCATTCTTATTGGCACGGTCGCCACCAGCATGGTTTCCCCCCTTTCCTCCGCCATGTATCGCCGGGCCGAAGAACTGGACCAGCAGTATTTGCGTTCAGGCGGGGGGCCACTCAGCCTGTCCAGCGGCTCCCTTTGGCTCCGGCAGGCAGATACGCAATATGACCCGCATGGAGAGGCCATACTCCATGCGGGCGGCGTACAGGTAAAAGAGGGGGAACTGCATATTCGCAATGTCAGCATTTTTCGGCTGGATCATGACGACAAGCTGATGATGCGAATCGAAGCCCCCGATGGGTATCTGAAAAATGCCGGGTGGGAGCTCAGATACGCCTCCGAGGTCAGGCCTAACAGCGTTCTGCACCCCGTTGGCACCGTTACCCTCCCCACAACGCTGACGCTGGAACGGGTGCAAGAGAGCTTTGCCTCCCCCGATGCGCTCTCCGTCTGGACATTGCCGGGCTTTATAACCCAGTTGGAACATTCAGGATTTTCGTCAATACGTCACCGTATTCATTTTCAATCTCTTCTGGCATTACCTATGCTTGCGGGCACCATGGCGCTGGTTTCCGCTGGCTTTTCCATGCGTCCTTCACGCCGGGGTGGCGTGGCCAAAATGGTTGGGTCTGGTGTTCTGGCGGGTTTTCTGCTTTTCACCATATCCAAAGTCGCTGAACAGCTTGGTAAGTCAGGGGCACTGCCGCCGGTACTGGCTGCGTGGGCGCCTACCCTTGCCGGGCTTTGCCTTGCTATTGCATTACTTCTTCATCTGGAGGATGGCTGA
- the lptF gene encoding LPS export ABC transporter permease LptF: protein MSARSLLLWYRRQFLTLDHYVLRQLLIALAATTGGLAALIWLMQSLHFVSLVVDRGLSLRVFIGLTSLLMPSFVAVVMPITTFVVCLFIYQRLASDRELTVMQASGMSPLALARPGLICAAFSTLVVFVLNMWIVPSSYHAFRQYEFQIRNKMAAFLLQDGVFTKVSNTMTVYIRSRDQNGVLWGILVEDDRQPDSHATILANHGNMVIVNDVPRVVLYDGSRQVIDRKTGRLNMLVFKQDTMDFSTVHQTGQRDRDSAEMSLSELLSPNPKEVSARDTGKFKVEGWRRLTSPLTCFSFAMVGLFAVLSGAFSRHSNIKRPLVAVLSVVGLLAITLLLQNLAGRNMRLIPLIPLVAILPGVICSYLLFAPEVKTSLRVRKQA from the coding sequence ATGTCTGCCCGCTCCCTCCTTCTGTGGTACAGGCGTCAATTTTTGACGCTGGACCACTATGTGCTTCGCCAGTTGCTGATTGCACTGGCAGCCACAACGGGAGGGTTAGCTGCGCTCATCTGGCTTATGCAGTCTTTGCATTTTGTCTCGCTGGTTGTGGACCGTGGCCTTTCCCTACGCGTCTTTATCGGCCTGACCAGCCTGCTGATGCCGTCCTTTGTGGCGGTTGTCATGCCCATTACAACCTTTGTGGTCTGCCTGTTCATTTACCAACGTCTGGCGAGTGACCGTGAACTAACGGTCATGCAGGCTTCTGGCATGTCCCCCCTTGCTCTGGCGCGACCGGGGCTGATCTGTGCTGCTTTTTCGACCTTGGTTGTTTTTGTGCTGAATATGTGGATCGTGCCCTCTTCCTACCATGCGTTCAGGCAGTACGAATTCCAGATCAGGAACAAGATGGCGGCTTTTTTGCTGCAGGATGGCGTTTTTACCAAAGTGTCCAACACTATGACCGTGTATATCCGGTCCCGCGACCAGAATGGGGTTTTGTGGGGTATTCTGGTGGAAGATGACCGGCAACCCGACAGCCACGCCACAATTCTGGCCAACCACGGCAATATGGTCATTGTCAATGACGTGCCCCGCGTGGTGCTTTATGATGGCTCCCGTCAGGTTATCGACCGCAAGACGGGGCGGTTGAACATGCTTGTTTTCAAACAGGACACCATGGATTTTTCAACCGTACATCAGACCGGCCAGCGAGACAGGGATTCTGCCGAGATGTCTCTGTCCGAACTGCTCTCCCCCAACCCCAAGGAAGTCTCCGCGCGGGATACAGGCAAGTTCAAAGTGGAAGGCTGGCGGCGCCTGACCTCCCCCCTCACATGCTTTTCCTTTGCCATGGTTGGCCTGTTTGCCGTGTTGAGCGGGGCGTTCTCCCGCCATAGCAACATCAAGCGTCCACTGGTTGCCGTGCTCAGTGTTGTTGGTCTGCTGGCCATTACGCTGCTTTTGCAAAATCTGGCCGGGCGCAACATGCGCCTTATTCCGCTTATTCCGCTTGTTGCCATCCTGCCGGGGGTTATTTGCTCCTACCTGCTGTTCGCCCCGGAAGTAAAAACCTCTCTGCGCGTGCGCAAGCAGGCATGA
- a CDS encoding porin family protein: MASGKKALFATVMAASVAGMPHLLPAPAYADDYADLLDVLRVKGSLTKHEYDVLLAKHVRHAALTAEPHAGHPAHVASGGTRTAMAHAAHGAQSGYEPGIRFDPGAGEEDVSMRAEDAATRAEASARSAQAAAAAAALNSGEFVRVAKYVPGKGLTFKAGPININLSGFVNGFYSYNSPAGGRPVAGGVSSGSSGFDSSAVRNGLLPAGFILKMNTVQQGMDISAVLGMYPGLDNAKPSAFNANSGGSPVGLGTAGIDLRQVYMTFGNKDMGTFKIGRDLALFASDAILNDATLLSVGSTGSNSAPGNTSLGRIGVGYVYADWIPQISYTSPKIGGFQGSVGIFQPLDEFGYADATNPTATTDAPSHYSAASTQHSSPMIQGRAVYDFSVSDVQVHIWASFLIQHMQALTSASLTANEHVSTMVEAGDIGTKLTYGPLEGVAYYYRGSGLGTTGLFFDGVADNGRKRASEGYYVQAAYHATKKLKIVGSYGVSNLYLASGENLAAEQESAAGLVRRNQSEVGAAYYQLTDWLTVIGEYAHTSSSAHGGNKESDNTASGGVMLMF, from the coding sequence ATGGCATCGGGAAAAAAGGCACTGTTTGCTACTGTCATGGCTGCATCAGTTGCCGGGATGCCGCATTTGCTCCCTGCGCCAGCCTACGCAGATGACTACGCAGACCTGCTGGATGTGCTGCGCGTAAAAGGCAGCCTGACCAAGCATGAATACGACGTACTTCTGGCCAAGCACGTACGTCATGCGGCCCTTACAGCCGAACCCCATGCGGGACATCCCGCGCATGTTGCGTCTGGCGGCACGCGGACAGCCATGGCCCATGCCGCACACGGCGCGCAGTCCGGTTACGAACCCGGTATTCGCTTCGACCCCGGCGCGGGTGAGGAAGACGTTTCCATGCGGGCAGAAGATGCCGCCACACGGGCGGAAGCCAGCGCGCGCTCTGCTCAGGCTGCGGCGGCGGCGGCGGCGCTGAACAGTGGTGAATTTGTGCGCGTTGCCAAATATGTGCCGGGCAAGGGGCTGACCTTCAAGGCAGGGCCAATCAACATCAACCTGTCCGGCTTTGTAAACGGTTTTTACTCTTACAACAGCCCTGCTGGGGGCCGACCGGTGGCTGGGGGTGTTTCTTCCGGCTCCAGCGGGTTTGACTCATCGGCCGTACGGAACGGCCTGCTCCCTGCTGGCTTTATTCTCAAGATGAACACCGTCCAGCAGGGCATGGATATTTCCGCCGTTCTGGGCATGTATCCGGGGCTGGATAACGCCAAGCCCAGCGCCTTTAACGCCAACTCCGGTGGTAGTCCGGTGGGCCTTGGTACGGCTGGCATCGACCTTCGTCAGGTTTACATGACCTTTGGCAACAAGGACATGGGGACATTCAAAATCGGTCGTGACCTTGCCCTGTTCGCCAGTGACGCCATCCTGAATGACGCAACCTTGTTGAGTGTAGGCTCCACCGGCAGCAACTCCGCCCCCGGCAATACATCTCTTGGCCGTATTGGCGTCGGTTATGTTTATGCTGACTGGATCCCACAGATTTCCTACACCTCCCCCAAAATTGGCGGGTTTCAGGGATCTGTTGGCATCTTCCAGCCGCTGGATGAGTTCGGTTACGCCGATGCCACCAACCCCACAGCCACCACGGATGCGCCCAGCCACTACTCTGCGGCTTCCACCCAGCATTCTTCCCCTATGATTCAGGGGCGTGCGGTGTATGACTTCTCGGTCTCCGATGTGCAGGTCCATATCTGGGCCAGCTTCCTGATCCAGCATATGCAGGCGCTAACCAGCGCCAGCCTGACCGCTAACGAGCATGTTTCCACCATGGTGGAAGCGGGCGATATTGGCACCAAGCTGACTTATGGCCCGCTGGAAGGCGTTGCCTACTACTACCGTGGCAGCGGGCTGGGCACGACAGGCCTGTTCTTTGATGGCGTGGCCGATAACGGGCGCAAACGCGCATCGGAAGGCTATTACGTTCAAGCCGCCTACCATGCCACCAAGAAGCTCAAAATTGTTGGCAGTTACGGCGTCAGCAACCTGTATCTGGCATCGGGCGAAAACCTTGCCGCGGAACAGGAATCTGCCGCCGGACTGGTACGCCGCAACCAGTCCGAAGTTGGTGCTGCCTACTACCAGTTGACCGACTGGCTGACCGTAATTGGGGAATATGCCCACACCTCCTCCTCCGCGCATGGGGGGAATAAGGAAAGCGACAACACCGCTTCCGGCGGCGTGATGCTTATGTTCTAG
- a CDS encoding ABC transporter ATP-binding protein, translated as MDEKDKAARPADEPPVLGHVTVPDVALPAYAGRPVSFLLRYMRARLLGHVLVFGAVGGAISSIVLSSYGIRHLVDLMTGHSGASAVSAVWSAVGVLIALIVADNICWRIAGWFAARTFVAVTGDIRQDLFRFLTGHSPAYFADRMPASLAARIATAGNVSFTIENMLAWNVLPPSLNVLLSVVLMLSVSWTMGGATVLLAGGLCLIMFRLALKGRRLHGHYAVAAAGLEGETLDVMGNIALVRAFGMRNRERQRFNALTELEMGERLKSLRYMERLRMIHAGMTAVLTTGLLVWAVLLWQWQQASVGQVVMVITLGFAILHGTRDLALALVETIQHNARLSEVLSSLLVPHDMPDPEDAVPLPNPVRGDVRFGDVTFAYPGGEPVLSHFNLHIAAGSRVGLVGRSGSGKSTVLALLQRMRFVQSGSILIDGQDIRDLTDDALRACLSVVPQDVSLLHRSVMENIRYGRPEASDEEVRAAAAAAGCATFIEALSEGFRTIVGDRGVKLSGGQRQRIAIARAFLRNAPILILDEATSALDTESEEHVQQALDRLMVGRTVIAVAHRLSTLRNFDRIVVMQDGRIAEDGPPAQLERQNGLYSQFLNRQMAHAQ; from the coding sequence GTGGACGAGAAAGACAAGGCTGCAAGGCCCGCCGATGAGCCGCCCGTATTAGGGCATGTGACCGTGCCGGACGTGGCGCTACCAGCCTATGCAGGGCGGCCTGTAAGCTTTTTGCTGCGGTATATGCGCGCCCGCCTGCTGGGGCACGTGCTGGTTTTTGGGGCCGTGGGAGGGGCAATTAGCAGTATTGTCCTCTCATCCTATGGTATTCGCCATCTGGTGGACCTGATGACAGGCCATTCAGGTGCTTCCGCTGTGTCCGCCGTATGGAGCGCGGTGGGGGTGCTGATCGCGCTGATCGTGGCGGATAACATATGCTGGCGTATTGCGGGCTGGTTTGCCGCCCGTACGTTTGTGGCGGTCACAGGGGATATACGGCAGGATCTGTTCCGTTTTCTAACAGGGCATTCCCCTGCCTATTTTGCCGACCGTATGCCTGCCTCTCTGGCAGCCCGCATTGCAACGGCGGGAAATGTCAGCTTCACCATTGAGAACATGCTGGCGTGGAATGTGCTACCACCCAGCCTGAATGTTCTGCTCTCTGTTGTGCTCATGCTTTCGGTGAGCTGGACCATGGGAGGCGCAACCGTCCTGCTGGCAGGTGGGTTGTGCCTGATTATGTTCCGGCTTGCGCTCAAGGGGCGCCGCCTGCACGGCCATTATGCGGTGGCTGCCGCCGGGCTGGAAGGGGAAACGCTGGACGTTATGGGCAATATTGCCCTTGTGCGGGCGTTTGGTATGCGCAACCGGGAGCGGCAACGCTTTAACGCTCTGACCGAGCTGGAAATGGGCGAACGGCTTAAATCCCTGCGGTACATGGAGCGGCTCCGCATGATTCATGCGGGTATGACGGCGGTGCTCACTACGGGGCTACTAGTTTGGGCAGTTCTGCTCTGGCAATGGCAGCAGGCCAGTGTAGGGCAGGTGGTTATGGTCATTACGCTGGGTTTTGCCATTTTGCATGGTACGCGGGACCTTGCCTTGGCGTTGGTGGAAACCATCCAGCATAACGCGCGCCTGTCGGAAGTCTTGTCCTCCCTGCTGGTGCCGCATGATATGCCTGACCCGGAAGACGCCGTGCCACTGCCCAACCCGGTGCGGGGGGATGTGCGTTTTGGTGATGTAACGTTTGCTTACCCCGGAGGGGAGCCGGTTCTCTCGCATTTCAATCTCCATATTGCTGCCGGGAGCCGGGTCGGGTTGGTGGGGCGCTCGGGTTCGGGCAAAAGTACTGTGCTGGCCCTGTTGCAACGGATGCGCTTTGTGCAGTCTGGTTCCATATTGATTGACGGGCAGGATATTCGGGACCTGACGGATGATGCCCTGAGGGCGTGCCTGTCTGTTGTGCCGCAGGATGTCTCTCTCCTGCATCGCAGTGTTATGGAAAACATCCGCTATGGTCGGCCAGAGGCGAGTGATGAGGAAGTCCGGGCGGCGGCTGCCGCGGCAGGCTGTGCCACGTTTATTGAGGCCCTGTCCGAAGGGTTCCGAACCATAGTGGGGGATAGGGGCGTCAAGCTATCAGGCGGTCAGCGGCAGCGTATTGCCATTGCCCGCGCCTTTTTGCGCAACGCGCCCATTCTGATACTGGACGAAGCAACCAGCGCACTGGATACGGAAAGCGAGGAACACGTCCAGCAGGCGCTTGACCGGCTTATGGTCGGGCGTACGGTTATTGCCGTGGCGCACCGCCTGTCCACCTTACGAAATTTTGACAGAATCGTTGTTATGCAGGATGGCAGAATTGCTGAGGACGGCCCACCTGCGCAACTTGAACGGCAGAATGGTCTCTACAGCCAGTTTCTGAACAGGCAAATGGCACATGCGCAATGA
- a CDS encoding GntR family transcriptional regulator — MTFNSTTIPAQGESRPEGRGALAAYAYQQIRDQLIYCRYQGGERLVLRPLAASLGLSPTPVREALLRLVSEQALVLDERNTACVPLTSRSVFLDIHGVRELLEERVTRELAAHITPEQIAVMEERHKAFIAAYEAGEPHATAITNVYFHSTGASFSKLSVTVGLIRGLWTRMGPIYAAANGLPTISPANPDHPHLQLLEAFRAGDADAAVKALKRDFTQAKEWLEPLLPN, encoded by the coding sequence ATGACATTTAATTCCACCACCATACCAGCGCAGGGTGAGAGCAGGCCCGAAGGGCGGGGCGCTCTGGCAGCGTATGCCTACCAGCAGATCCGTGACCAGCTTATTTATTGTCGCTATCAGGGTGGGGAGCGGTTGGTGCTTCGGCCTTTGGCGGCCTCCCTTGGGTTAAGCCCGACCCCCGTGCGTGAGGCGCTGCTACGCCTTGTGTCCGAGCAGGCGCTGGTGCTGGATGAGCGGAACACAGCGTGTGTACCGCTTACATCTCGCTCTGTGTTTCTGGACATTCACGGTGTGCGGGAACTGCTGGAGGAGCGGGTGACCCGTGAGTTGGCGGCCCATATTACACCTGAGCAGATTGCCGTGATGGAAGAAAGGCACAAAGCCTTTATTGCAGCTTATGAGGCAGGGGAGCCTCATGCCACAGCTATTACCAATGTCTATTTTCACAGCACAGGGGCCAGTTTTTCCAAGCTCTCAGTGACTGTGGGGCTAATCCGTGGTTTGTGGACCCGTATGGGACCAATTTATGCGGCGGCAAATGGGTTGCCCACCATAAGCCCCGCCAACCCGGACCATCCTCATTTGCAACTGCTGGAAGCCTTCCGGGCCGGAGATGCCGATGCTGCGGTTAAGGCATTGAAGCGGGACTTCACGCAGGCCAAGGAATGGCTGGAGCCTTTGCTGCCAAACTAG
- the minE gene encoding cell division topological specificity factor MinE — protein sequence MTFLSNLFKRRSSAPVARDRLQILLAHERIAVGDGKDDLLAKLHREIMEVIKRHVAVDQDKVQIKMDRGAQCSVLEIDVEVPGLTDKLENSKKS from the coding sequence ATGACATTTCTCTCCAACCTCTTCAAGCGCCGCTCATCGGCTCCGGTCGCGCGCGACCGGCTACAGATTCTGCTGGCGCATGAACGTATTGCGGTAGGTGACGGCAAGGACGATCTGCTGGCCAAGCTGCACCGCGAGATTATGGAAGTCATCAAGCGGCATGTCGCGGTCGATCAGGACAAGGTTCAGATCAAAATGGACCGGGGTGCCCAGTGCTCTGTTCTGGAAATTGATGTTGAAGTTCCCGGCCTGACCGACAAGCTGGAAAACTCCAAAAAGAGCTGA
- the minD gene encoding septum site-determining protein MinD, with translation MAKVLVVTSGKGGVGKTTTTAALGAALAKAGQNVVLVDFDVGLRNLDLVMGAERRVVFDLINVIQGDANLAQALIKDKRVDTLSLLPASQTRDKDALTPEGVAKVIADLSKKFDWVICDSPAGIERGAQLAMHHADMAVIVTNPEVSSVRDSDRIIGMLDSTTEKAKAGEKMEKFLLITRYDPQRAARGDMLGTDDVLEILSIPLLGIIPESPDVLKASNVGAPVTIAEPESAPARAYTEAARRLMGEKVEVTIPTERKGLFDWLFKRRVA, from the coding sequence ATGGCAAAGGTTCTGGTCGTCACGTCAGGCAAGGGGGGTGTCGGCAAGACCACCACCACCGCAGCTCTTGGGGCAGCATTGGCCAAGGCGGGCCAGAATGTCGTTCTGGTTGATTTTGACGTTGGTCTGCGCAACCTGGACCTGGTCATGGGTGCCGAACGCCGCGTTGTGTTTGACCTGATCAATGTCATTCAGGGCGATGCCAACCTTGCGCAGGCCCTGATCAAGGACAAGCGGGTTGATACCCTCTCCCTCCTTCCTGCTTCCCAGACGCGGGATAAAGACGCCCTGACGCCGGAAGGTGTTGCCAAGGTTATTGCCGATCTGAGCAAGAAGTTTGACTGGGTCATTTGCGACAGCCCTGCGGGTATTGAACGCGGCGCACAACTGGCCATGCACCATGCTGATATGGCCGTCATTGTGACCAACCCCGAAGTCTCCTCCGTGCGTGATAGTGACCGCATTATCGGGATGCTGGACAGCACGACGGAAAAGGCCAAAGCCGGTGAAAAAATGGAGAAATTCCTCCTGATCACCCGCTACGACCCGCAGCGCGCTGCCCGGGGGGACATGCTGGGAACGGACGATGTGCTGGAAATTCTGTCCATCCCGCTGCTGGGCATCATTCCAGAAAGCCCGGATGTGCTCAAAGCATCCAACGTAGGGGCGCCTGTTACCATTGCGGAACCGGAAAGCGCGCCAGCCCGCGCTTATACCGAAGCCGCACGCCGCCTGATGGGTGAGAAGGTGGAAGTCACCATCCCCACGGAACGCAAGGGCCTGTTTGACTGGCTGTTTAAGCGGAGAGTCGCATGA
- the minC gene encoding septum site-determining protein MinC yields MSGTHSPSSRIRMSGRSFLALTLTPEAPLVDWLAALDHQIKRAMGFFAGKPVILDLSMMQADTPDLPHLLPALKERGIHVLGIEGGDKSWPAVAEWDWRESPLGGRASGPLSVPEDDKAPPPTLVIEESVRSGQHIIWPDGDVVILGAVSSGAEVTAGGSVHVYGALRGRAIAGIGGNADARIFTRNLAAELVAIDGFYATAEEMDAKCTGNPAQVMLAGETLVFKPLS; encoded by the coding sequence TTGTCCGGCACACATTCCCCCTCCTCCCGCATTCGTATGTCAGGACGTTCCTTTCTGGCGCTGACCCTCACGCCTGAAGCGCCGCTGGTTGACTGGCTGGCGGCACTGGACCACCAGATCAAGCGCGCCATGGGCTTTTTTGCTGGCAAGCCAGTCATTCTTGACCTCAGCATGATGCAGGCGGACACGCCCGATCTGCCCCACCTCCTACCCGCTCTCAAGGAGCGTGGCATCCATGTGCTGGGTATTGAAGGGGGGGATAAGTCATGGCCCGCCGTGGCAGAATGGGACTGGCGCGAAAGCCCGCTAGGCGGCCGCGCCTCCGGCCCGCTCTCTGTGCCGGAAGATGATAAAGCGCCCCCGCCTACCCTTGTCATTGAGGAAAGCGTGCGCTCGGGGCAGCATATTATCTGGCCTGATGGGGATGTGGTTATTCTGGGAGCTGTGTCCTCCGGGGCGGAAGTGACCGCTGGCGGGTCCGTACATGTTTACGGCGCCCTGCGTGGCCGAGCCATTGCCGGAATTGGCGGCAATGCGGACGCCCGTATTTTTACGCGCAACCTCGCGGCCGAACTTGTCGCCATTGATGGATTCTACGCCACGGCGGAAGAAATGGATGCAAAATGCACGGGCAACCCTGCACAGGTGATGCTTGCTGGCGAAACGCTGGTTTTCAAACCCCTGTCCTGA